In Ipomoea triloba cultivar NCNSP0323 chromosome 7, ASM357664v1, a single genomic region encodes these proteins:
- the LOC116024801 gene encoding feruloyl CoA ortho-hydroxylase F6H1-2, producing the protein MPAMLSSVLSNITDFVVHEGNGVKGLADMGLEALPKQYVQPEEERITTSTVIVDDTIPVIDLSEWGSDPKVGDMICEAAEKWGFFQIVNHGVPLEVLEEVKAATYRFFRLPAEEKNKHSKENSPSNNVRYGTSFTPHAEKALEWKDFLSLFYVSDEEAAALWPLACRDEALTFMRNCDAVIKRLLKSLMKGLNVTEIDGTKESLLMGSKRINMNYYPKCPNPELTVGVGRHSDVSTLTILLQDQIGGLYVRKLDSDTWVHVPPINGAIVINVGDALQILSNGRYKSIEHRVIANGSNNRISVPIFVNPRPNDIIGPLPELLESGEKPVYKNVLYSDYVKHFFRKAHDGKETVDFAKIN; encoded by the coding sequence ATGCCTGCAATGTTGTCTTCTGTTCTCTCCAATATTACCGATTTTGTTGTCCACGAAGGCAACGGCGTGAAGGGTCTTGCCGACATGGGTCTCGAGGCCCTTCCCAAACAATATGTTCAGCCGGAGGAGGAACGGATCACGACCAGCACGGTCATCGTCGACGACACTATTCCGGTCATTGACTTGTCGGAGTGGGGGAGTGATCCGAAGGTGGGTGATATGATCTGTGAGGCTGCGGAGAAGTGGGGGTTCTTCCAGATTGTGAATCATGGAGTTCCCCTTGAGGTTCTTGAGGAGGTTAAGGCGGCGACTTACCGGTTTTTCCGGTTGCCAGCGGAGGAGAAGAACAAGCATTCCAAGGAAAATTCTCCCTCCAATAATGTGAGATATGGCACCAGCTTTACTCCCCACGCTGAGAAAGCTTTGGAGTGGAAAGATTTTCTCAGTTTGTTCTACGTTTCCGACGAGGAAGCCGCCGCTCTTTGGCCGTTGGCCTGTCGGGATGAAGCGCTGACGTTTATGAGAAACTGTGACGCCGTTATAAAAAGGTTATTGAAGTCTCTAATGAAGGGACTAAACGTAACGGAGATTGACGGAACCAAAGAATCTCTGTTAATGGGTTCAAAGAGAATTAACATGAATTATTACCCCAAATGTCCCAACCCGGAGCTCACCGTCGGCGTCGGCCGTCACTCCGACGTCTCCACGCTCACCATCCTCCTCCAGGACCAAATCGGCGGACTTTACGTTCGGAAACTGGATAGCGACACGTGGGTTCACGTCCCGCCGATCAACGGCGCCATCGTGATTAACGTCGGCGACGCGCTTCAGATCTTGAGCAACGGGCGGTACAAGAGCATCGAGCACCGCGTGATCGCTAATGGAAGCAACAATAGGATTTCAGTGCCGATCTTCGTCAATCCCCGCCCGAATGATATCATCGGACCGTTGCCGGAATTGTTGGAGAGCGGCGAGAAGCCGGTGTACAAGAACGTGCTTTACTCCGACTACGTCAAACATTTCTTCAGGAAAGCTCACGACGGAAAAGAAACAGTGGATTTCGCAAAGATAAATTAG
- the LOC116024932 gene encoding feruloyl CoA ortho-hydroxylase F6H1-3, with the protein MPAVLSSVLSNITDFVVHEGNGVKGLADMGLQSLPKQYIQPAEERITTSTVIVDDTIPVIDLSEWGSDPKVGDLICEAAEKWGFFQIVNHGVPLEILEEVKAATYRFFRLPAEEKNKHSKDNSPSNNVRYGTSFTPHAEKALEWKDFLSLFYVSDEEAAALWPSACRDEALTFMRNCDAVIKRLLMSLMKGLNVTEIDGTKESLLMGSKRINMNYYPKCPNPELTVGVGRHSDVSTLTILLQDQIGGLYVRKLDSDTWVHVPPINGAIVINVGDALQILSNGRYKSIEHRVIANGSNNRISVPIFVNPRPNDIIGPLPEVLESGEKAVYKNVLYSDYVKHFFRKAHDGKETVDFAKIK; encoded by the coding sequence ATGCCTGCAGTGTTGTCTTCAGTTCTCTCCAATATCACCGACTTTGTTGTCCACGAAGGCAACGGCGTGAAGGGTCTTGCCGACATGGGGCTTCAGTCTCTTCCCAAACAGTACATTCAGCCGGCGGAGGAGCGGATCACAACCAGTACGGTCATCGTTGACGACACTATTCCGGTCATTGACTTGTCGGAGTGGGGGAGTGATCCGAAGGTGGGCGATTTGATCTGTGAGGCGGCGGAGAAGTGGGGGTTCTTCCAGATTGTGAACCATGGAGTTCCCCTTGAGATTCTGGAGGAGGTTAAGGCGGCGACTTACCGGTTTTTCCGGTTGCCAGCGGAGGAGAAGAACAAGCATTCCAAGGATAATTCTCCGTCCAATAATGTGAGATATGGCACCAGCTTTACTCCCCACGCTGAGAAAGCTTTGGAGTGGAAAGATTTTCTCAGTTTGTTCTACGTTTCCGACGAGGAAGCCGCCGCGCTTTGGCCGTCGGCGTGTCGGGATGAAGCGCTGACGTTTATGAGAAACTGTGACGCCGTTATTAAAAGATTATTAATGTCTTTAATGAAGGGACTAAACGTAACGGAGATTGACGGAACCAAAGAATCTCTGTTAATGGGTTCAAAGAGgattaatatgaattattacCCCAAATGTCCCAACCCGGAGCTCACCGTCGGCGTCGGCCGTCACTCCGACGTCTCCACTCTCACCATCCTCCTCCAGGACCAAATCGGGGGACTCTACGTCCGGAAACTGGACAGCGACACGTGGGTTCACGTCCCGCCGATCAACGGCGCCATCGTGATTAACGTCGGCGACGCGCTTCAGATCTTGAGCAACGGGCGGTACAAGAGCATCGAGCACCGCGTGATCGCTAATGGAAGCAACAACAGGATTTCAGTGCCGATCTTCGTGAATCCCCGCCCCAATGATATCATCGGACCGCTGCCGGAGGTGTTGGAGAGCGGGGAAAAGGCGGTGTACAAGAACGTGCTTTACTCCGACTACGTCAAGCATTTCTTCCGGAAAGCTCACGACGGAAAGGAAACAGTGGATTTTGCAAAGATAAAGTAG
- the LOC116025820 gene encoding feruloyl CoA ortho-hydroxylase F6H1-3-like, with protein MPAKLSSVLSNITDFVVHEGNGVKGLADMGLQSLPKQYIQPAEERITTSTVIVDDTIPVIDLSEWGSDPKVGDMICEAAEKWGFFQIVNHGVPLEVLEEVKAATYRFFRLPAEEKNKHSKDNSPSNNVRYGTSFTPHAEKALEWKDFLSLFYVSDEEAAALWPSACRDEALSFMRNCDAVIKRLLESLMKGLNVTEIDGTKESLLMGSKRINMNYYPKCPNPELTVGVGRHSDVSTLTILLQDQIGGLYIRKLDSDTWVHVPPINGAIVINVGDALQILSNGRYKSIEHRVIANGSNNRISVPIFVNPRPNDIIGPLPEVLESGEKPVYKNVLYSDYVKHFFRKAHDGKETVDFAKIN; from the coding sequence ATGCCGGCAAAGTTGTCTTCAGTTCTCTCCAATATCACCGACTTTGTTGTCCACGAAGGCAATGGCGTGAAGGGTCTTGCCGACATGGGGCTTCAGTCTCTTCCCAAACAGTACATTCAGCCGGCGGAGGAGCGGATCACGACCAGCACGGTCATCGTTGACGACACTATTCCGGTCATTGACTTGTCGGAGTGGGGGAGTGATCCGAAGGTGGGTGATATGATCTGTGAGGCGGCGGAGAAGTGGGGGTTCTTCCAGATTGTCAATCATGGGGTTCCCCTTGAGGTTCTAGAAGAGGTTAAGGCGGCGACTTACCGGTTTTTCCGGTTGCCAGCGGAGGAGAAGAACAAGCATTCCAAGGATAATTCTCCCTCCAATAATGTGAGATATGGCACCAGCTTTACTCCCCATGCTGAGAAAGCTTTGGAGTGGAAAGATTTTCTCAGTCTGTTCTACGTTTCCGACGAGGAGGCCGCCGCGCTTTGGCCGTCGGCGTGTCGGGATGAAGCGCTGTCGTTTATGAGAAACTGTGACGCCGTTATAAAAAGATTATTAGAGTCTCTAATGAAGGGACTAAATGTAACGGAGATTGACGGAACCAAAGAATCTCTGTTAATGGGTTCAAAGAGGATTAACATGAATTATTACCCCAAATGTCCCAACCCGGAGCTCACCGTCGGCGTGGGCCGTCACTCCGACGTCTCCACGCTCACCATCCTCCTCCAGGACCAAATCGGCGGGCTCTACATTCGGAAACTGGACAGCGACACGTGGGTTCACGTCCCGCCGATCAACGGCGCCATCGTGATTAACGTCGGCGACGCGCTTCAGATCTTGAGCAACGGGCGGTACAAGAGCATTGAGCACCGCGTGATCGCTAATGGAAGCAACAACAGGATTTCAGTGCCGATCTTCGTGAATCCCCGCCCGAATGATATCATCGGACCGTTGCCGGAAGTGTTGGAGAGCGGCGAGAAGCCGGTGTACAAGAACGTACTTTACTCCGACTATGTTAAGCATTTCTTCAGGAAAGCCCATGATGGAAAGGAGACCGTTGATTTTGCAAAGATAAACTAG
- the LOC116025013 gene encoding feruloyl CoA ortho-hydroxylase F6H1-3-like, producing the protein MPSTLSSVPSDINHFAVVEGHGVKGLSDLGLESLPDQYIQPPEERITTSAIIVDDSIPVIDLSEWGRDPKVGDMICEAAEKWGFFQIINHGVPLEVLEEVKAATYRFFRLPAEEKNKHSKDNSPSNNVRYGTSFTPHAEKALEWKDFLSLFYVSDEEAAALWPSACRDEALTFIRNCDAVIRRLLQSLMKGLNVTEIDGTKESLLMGSKRINMNYYPKCPNPELTVGVGRHSDVSTLTILLQDHIGGLYVRKLDSDTWVHVPPINGAIVINVGDALQIMSNGRYKSIEHRVIANGIRNRISVPIFVNPRPNDIIGPLPEVLENGETAVYKNVLYSDYVKHFFRKAHDGKATVDFAKMN; encoded by the coding sequence ATGCCTTCAACGTTGTCTTCTGTTCCCTCCGACATCAACCACTTTGCCGTGGTCGAAGGTCACGGCGTCAAGGGTCTTTCCGACTTGGGCCTCGAGTCTCTTCCCGACCAATACATTCAGCCGCCGGAGGAACGGATCACGACCAGCGCTATCATTGTCGATGACTCTATTCCGGTCATTGACTTGTCGGAGTGGGGAAGGGACCCGAAGGTGGGCGATATGATCTGTGAGGCGGCGGAGAAGTGGGGGTTCTTCCAGATTATCAATCATGGAGTTCCCCTTGAGGTTCTGGAAGAGGTTAAGGCGGCGACTTACCGGTTTTTCCGGTTGCCAGCGGAGGAGAAGAACAAGCATTCCAAGGATAATTCTCCCTCCAATAATGTGAGATATGGCACCAGCTTTACTCCCCACGCTGAGAAAGCTTTGGAGTGGAAAGATTTTCTCAGTTTGTTCTACGTTTCCGACGAGGAAGCCGCCGCGCTTTGGCCGTCGGCGTGTCGGGATGAAGCGCTGACGTTTATTAGAAACTGTGACGCCGTTATTAGAAGACTATTACAGTCTCTAATGAAGGGATTAAATGTAACGGAGATTGACGGAACCAAAGAATCGCTGTTAATGGGTTCAAAGAGgattaatatgaattattacCCTAAATGTCCCAACCCGGAGCTCACCGTCGGCGTTGGCCGTCACTCCGACGTCTCGACGTTGACCATCCTTCTCCAGGACCATATCGGCGGACTTTACGTTCGGAAACTGGACAGCGACACGTGGGTTCACGTCCCGCCGATCAACGGCGCCATCGTGATTAACGTCGGCGACGCACTCCAGATCATGAGCAACGGGCGGTACAAGAGCATCGAGCACCGCGTGATCGCTAACGGAATCCGCAACCGGATTTCAGTGCCGATTTTCGTGAATCCGAGGCCGAATGACATCATCGGACCGCTGCCGGAAGTTTTGGAGAACGGCGAGACGGCGGTGTACAAGAACGTGCTTTACTCCGACTATGTCAAGCATTTCTTCAGGAAAGCTCACGACGGCAAGGCCACTGTGGATTTCGCAAAGATGAACTAG